Sequence from the Erythrolamprus reginae isolate rEryReg1 chromosome Z, rEryReg1.hap1, whole genome shotgun sequence genome:
TTGGAATTCTGATGGAAAATTTGACAAGAAGATAATATAACAAGAAGATCCTATAAATCAGGGTAAAAAACCCATCCATATAATTATAACACACAGTTACATTATGTTGTAAAATTTCAAGAAAACCTTTCTTGGTTTATTAGGTAGGGACAATATTAAATATGGCTATAATGAATAAATTTAATCATtgaatgtagaagcaaataaaaaAGGAAACTCTTTTTGTTAATTTGTTGAAATTTGAAATATGTTTTCAATTTGTGGAAAATGTTTTCCAATATTCAGAACATTTATATGTATGTTCATAGATAAGGGAAATGATATTTAAATAACTAGATTTTAGGGGAAAGTACtgtaaaatacaaaacaaaatgaagATGTTTgtgcaaaaataaaagaaatgtgtatagaaatgaaatgtttgtatattttgcattattttttaaagcaaatctGTTCATTAATGTAGAAAAGGATGAAATTAATATAAGATTTGAAAGATACAAGAAATGAAGCCAAAAATTGACAAATTAGTCCAATTTTAGCATTTAATTTGGTTAGTCATTGTTACACATATAAAACATCAAGTTATCTAAAGCAAGTATTTCATTAGGATACAGTATAAAAGTTGTCTTATTTAACAAaatcttcatttttcttttactTACATAAGCACTACTAAAATTTAAAACATGGTATAAACATAGTAAACATAGGTTTTTGTGTTAGTGTGCAATTAATAtatcagaaatatatatatatatattcagagaACTATTAAACAACATTTTATGGCATTTCTAATCTCTAGATTTTTATTCAAGTTATTTTTGACAGGCAAATACTCTGATACTGATGAGAGaaggaaatggttcaagagtgaagGAATTTATCCTTCTGGGTTTCCCTGGATCTTGTGGACTCCGAATCTCTCTTTTTATGGCTTTTTTCCTCATGTATCTCCTTATAATCATTGGGAATGTATCTATCATAATTTTAGTGAAGAATTTTCAGAGGCTTCATACACCCATGTACTTCTTCCTCTGCAATCTTTCATTCCTGGAAATATGGTACACATCAGCTTGTATTCCTAAGATGTTGTCCATCCTTGTTGCTCAGACCCAAACTATCTCATTCGTAGAGTGCCTCACTCAGATGTATATTATTTTCTCCCTGGGATGTACAGAATATTTCCTGTTGGCTGCCATGGCTTATGATCGCTATTTGGCCATTTGTTATCCCTTACACTATAATATCATCATGTCTAAAACTCTGTCTGTACAAATGGCATTTGGTTGTTGGACATgcggttttttaattattttgtttccAGCCTTCTTTATATCTCAACTGTCTTTCTGTGACTCTAATGTCATCAACCATTTCTTTTGTGACATTGACCCTTGGATAGTACTCTCTTGCACAAGCACTTACACAGTAGAAATTGTCTGTCTTATTCTTTCTGCAACTGTCATTATGGGATCCTGCATGATTACCTTGATTTCCTATATTTATATCATTGCTACGATCTTAAGGATAGCATCAGTTCAAGGACGTCAACGAGCTTTCTCCACTTGCTCTTCCCACCTCACAGTAGTGATTATATGGTATGGTGCCACCATTTTCCTTCATGTCATACCTTCCAAACAGCAGTCACAAGAACTGATGAAAATAGTTACTTTATTAAATACAATTGTCACCCCCTTGTTAAATCCTTTCATTTATACACTCAGAAATACAGAAGTGCAAGAAGCATTGAAGGCCATGTTTAGAGTCTCAGCTGTAAATCTAAGTAATGCGGACAATAAGGGTAACAAGTTAGTTTCACAGCACCCATAATATATTAAGATAACATTGTATTGGGTTCTTAAAGTGATATGACATCCTAGGTTCCCTCTAAGATGTGCGCGCGTGCAAGCACAGAAAAATAACCCCCtgtgcagccttttccaaggttGCCCAGCTGAGCCAGGTGTCGGAGTTAGGGGCGGGGAGTGACaaggtttttcttcatttgaaaaaccACGCACCCCCCACTCCACTTTGGCCCCGCCCATTCgggaaaagatggcggcgcccatcaGGCACTTCCGCCCTTTCCCTGAGGCTCAGCCTGTGCTGGGACGGAaggggggaggcggcggcggttgaCGTCAAGGCCTGTGCCCAGGGAAGTGGCATGCTTTTCAAATGGGCCGCTTCTGCAACTAGCTGGTttcgcctcctcctcccctgTTGCCATgctggggctgccccctggagccaggggcgaTGGGCCCGACCTCGGCCTACCCGGCCCCGGTGTGGCCGAAGCACGAGCTTCCCCTCCTCTCCCACCGCCACCTCCTGCAGCCGCCCCCAACCTCCCcaggtgcctctggcccccttgcgcccctggcctctcatcactgcccccacccacctgatCCGCCCCTCTCTCCGGTTTTCTCCTCTTCCGCCTGCTGTCTTGGAGCATGGATTTTTCAGGTAAAAATCTGTAGggaaatatataagaaataatatacTGGAATAATTATGAAAAATAGCTGTCTGCATAGATATATCTTCAGGGAACCATCGCTTCTTCTGAAGAATGTCCTTGAGATTACTATGTCATTATATAAAGCATAAATGATGAAAAAAGAATATTCTTTGGAACTGTCTTTTGATATATTTCCAGACAAACGTTTAAGACCCCTCTAGTTCTGATACAAGGTTAAAGCACAATACTACATATTAGAATCTGTATGCATGTGCACCTTTCAGAACATCCAATGTAACAAAATATTTTGCTAAATAAGAAGATGGAATTTATTAAATGGATTTCCATTTTGTGTTAAGTTAGGAATTATTTCTAAATTATACAACTTTTAATGAGCTTTAGAGAGGCAAAATTGGAAGTGGAAAGAAAGGGCAAGAGGACAAAGTTTACAACTTTTAGCCACATCTTTGATCTCCTCACTTCCAGGTTTGCCATATATTCAGCagtataataaaagaaaatgggaGGAGACATTTACCATTAAACAAAGCCAATGtatagaaagaggagaaaaatacTGCTGATCTCTCCAAaattgtttcttgacaaatctatattttcttttatgtacactgagagcatatgcatcaagacaaattccttgtatgtccaatcacacttggccaataaataattatattcttctattctaatggtATGCCAAAGTCACATATTCTGTGTTTGTCAGGACTAATGTGACATTTCTTTTGAGAAGACCTAGTTGCTTCAGAAGAATTCAAATCATCTGCTCCACTATACCTAATTAATTAAGATCAACAGCATAATCCTAGACATGCCTAGTAAAAAATAAATCCTATGTTATTCATTGGATCATATTAACCAGGTAAGTTTATAGagccaaactgtattaaaatacaATTGCATGTTTTAGGAAAAGTTACAAACTGATggtaaaaatatgtttatatttagAATCCATGTCATCATTTTAAAAACTATCCATGTTTGTTACTGATTAGAATGATAAAACTAAAGACATACCCCAGCTAAAGATATATCACAGTTTCTAAATGTAAATTTTAGAATCAGAGTGTAATTTTACATAATAtaagttaagtttaagtttaagttttattagatttgtatgctgcccctctccgaagactcagggcggctcacaaattaATTAATGCTCTAAAAGCTATTGAAATACGATGCTATAATATTTAGTCatgatagtaatagtagtagtagtagtagtagtagtagtagtagtaatatgcTTTGGTAATggattattataattttagcttttATAcctagcattagcatttagatagATACTGCtttaaagtgctttacagccctctctaagtggtttacagagagtaagcacattgccccaaacaatctggctcatcattttaccgaccttggaaggatggaagactgagtcaaccttgagcttattGATATTcgacctgccaaactgctggcagctggaagTAGCTGATAGACTGGAGTGCTCACAAAATAAACTTGTATCttctaaatatatttattcatttacagaCTATATTTCAAATCATGatcattattattacattacatGCTTCTAAATCTCTTGGACTACTATAAGCTTTATTTTACCAGCCAAATGTATGATAGAATTACAAAGATATGCATTAACTAGTATCCAGAAGGAAAAGCTGAACTAAAGCTTTTAGGAAATTCTCTCCTGGCTTAGTTCTAAATCCATCATATGGAAGTGTTATTTATGTTTATTAAATTGCTCTTTGATTTTATCCCTGAATTAAGGTTTAAAGCTTGTttgttatttaatatttatttgttttttttatttatttattcaaaatttttatgccacccttctccttagactcagggccgcttacaacaggttagcaatagcattttttaacagagccctcacaatctgggtcctcattttacccacctcggaaggatggaaggctgagtcaaacttgagctggtgatgagatttgaaccgctgacttgcagatctagcagtcagctttagtggcctgcagtactgcactctaccctcCATGTCACTTCGGCTCCATATGCTTCATAGTATTAAAGAATTGAAAGCATACCAGATGATACCCATCAATCTTACATTGAATATCCAATTTCGCTTAAATAACTTTTTTCACCTTTCCAAACTAAGTACACAGTACAAAAATTGTCTGTAATTGTAACTCTCCAACAGAAATAGGAAAAAGACCTTTGGCATGTCCTGAAATTTGCACTTCAGCATCACAAGCAAATGTGTGCAAATGAGAGGACTTTTCAGTATCAATTTCTTACAGTTTCACAGATGATATATATTCACAGAATATCGATAAAAATTACATTATGTTAAGAAAATTGTATAAATCATTGAAGTAATTAGAAATTATACAGAAGAcagatattttgttattttttttatcaatAGCAGatagaaaaaaatcaattaaaatgcaCATTTTCTATATGCATTTTAATTGAAGTTAAATTGCAGTTTATATGTAAATTGGCTATAGTTGATGAAATTAGTGGATTTATTGATTTCACCTAAAATAGTTTACATGCCAGGTTTTTTAAGCTGAATTTTCAAGTTTATGCATATGCCTTTCACAAGGCACTTTTATTATGATTAATTTAACATGTGCTTAgttctttttctattattattcttaACAGTGAAAACATACCAGAGAATGCAGAATAATATTTCGCACACAAAATTCATTATTTTGGGATTTCCTGAACATCAGCTaacattgtttgcaatatttgccaCCATCTACCTTCTGACTCTGGTGGAAAATTTCCTTCTGATGTGGACCATAAGTTTGAACCAGCAGCTTCGCAATCCCATGTACTTTTTCTTAGGAAATCTTTCTATTTTGGAAACCTTCTATGTCTCAGTAACAATGCCCAAATTATTCTCCATCCTATGGTCAGGGAAGAACACAATTACTTTCCAAGACTGCCTTGCACAAATGTACTTTTTTCTCTCCTTGGCATCTTCTGAATGTTTTCTCTTGGCTGCAATGGCCTATGATAGAAATTTGGCAATTTGCTACCCGCTTCATTATACTTCCCTTATGAATCTCAGAACCTGTGTTTTCTTGACTGTGGCTTCCTGGCTTAGTGGCTTTCTAGCTTCCATTCCATCTGTAGTGATGATCTCCAGGTTGCAGTTCTGCCATGAAAATATCATTGGGCACTTCTTCTGTGACATCTCACCTTTATTGAAGTTGTCTTGCACAGACACTTCAACCATTGAGGTTCTGGATTTTGTGGCAGCACTAGCAGTCCTTATAACATCAGTTGTGGTAACTGGGACATCTTACATATGTATTTTTTGTACAGTTGCAAAACTTCCTTCCAGAAAAGATAAGAGCAAAGCTTTTTCCACATGTGTCTCTCATCTAACAGTTGTCTCTATGTTCTATGCCACTACTGTATTCATGTATGCTCGGCCTAAGGCCATTGGAACATTTGACTTGAACAAACTAGTGTCCATCCTCTACTCAGTGGTAGCTCCATTCCTCAACCCAATTATTTACAGCCTCAGGAACAgggaagtaagaaaaaccttggcCATTGCTATATATCAGATGGTCACCTTCTCAGGATGTTTTCTAACAAAAAGATTAAAGCCCTTGTCAAACCAATAAAGCCATTATCAAACTGATACGTGTCACAGATGAATATCTTTTGCAACAAGCATTCTTTTCACTGCCATCA
This genomic interval carries:
- the LOC139153957 gene encoding olfactory receptor 6F1-like, which translates into the protein MREGNGSRVKEFILLGFPGSCGLRISLFMAFFLMYLLIIIGNVSIIILVKNFQRLHTPMYFFLCNLSFLEIWYTSACIPKMLSILVAQTQTISFVECLTQMYIIFSLGCTEYFLLAAMAYDRYLAICYPLHYNIIMSKTLSVQMAFGCWTCGFLIILFPAFFISQLSFCDSNVINHFFCDIDPWIVLSCTSTYTVEIVCLILSATVIMGSCMITLISYIYIIATILRIASVQGRQRAFSTCSSHLTVVIIWYGATIFLHVIPSKQQSQELMKIVTLLNTIVTPLLNPFIYTLRNTEVQEALKAMFRVSAVNLSNADNKGNKLVSQHP
- the LOC139153958 gene encoding olfactory receptor 6B1-like, which encodes MQNNISHTKFIILGFPEHQLTLFAIFATIYLLTLVENFLLMWTISLNQQLRNPMYFFLGNLSILETFYVSVTMPKLFSILWSGKNTITFQDCLAQMYFFLSLASSECFLLAAMAYDRNLAICYPLHYTSLMNLRTCVFLTVASWLSGFLASIPSVVMISRLQFCHENIIGHFFCDISPLLKLSCTDTSTIEVLDFVAALAVLITSVVVTGTSYICIFCTVAKLPSRKDKSKAFSTCVSHLTVVSMFYATTVFMYARPKAIGTFDLNKLVSILYSVVAPFLNPIIYSLRNREVRKTLAIAIYQMVTFSGCFLTKRLKPLSNQ